One region of Flavobacterium sp. GSB-24 genomic DNA includes:
- a CDS encoding glycoside hydrolase family 13 protein, with protein MNNLKINHHIFRLILLVLLFSASAKAQIQKVEPPFWYAGMKNSELQIMFYGKNIAQYEASVSNNVVIKNVEKTENPNYLFVTIDTKYVKASELVFSFKNDNKVAFKQKYVLKERRANSADRKSYDASDLIYLIMPDRFANGNPKNDSDTSLTEKGNRQDPSGRHGGDIEGIIKNLDYISSLGATTIWSTPLCEDNDKQHSYHTYGQSDVYKIDPRYGTNDDYARLSAEMHKKNMKLVMDYVTNHWGITHWMIKDLPTKSWINQFENYTQTHHRREVITDIHASKIDQEVCVDGWFVPSMPDLNLRNPLVAKYLTQNAIWWIEFANLDGFRVDTYNYSDKTAMANWAKSITDEYPNFNIVGEIWMHNQANLAFWQKDSKIGAIENYNSNLPSVMDFTLQSQVTSAFNEDEPSWDNGLIKFYNNFAMDYLYPNTNNILVFAENHDTDRMNEKFKYDLPKYKLAMTLLATVRGIPQIYYGSEIGMGGDKGKGGDADIRQDFPGGWAGDKNNAFTAAGRTAEQAAYFDFSSKLFNWRKTNEAVHFGKMKHYIPENNTYVYFRYTDAKTVMVVFNNNAKEQVVKTNRFKESIKNFKSGKDVITGKTFDLSSEITLEPKSALVLELE; from the coding sequence ATGAACAACCTAAAAATAAACCATCATATCTTTAGATTAATACTATTGGTTTTGCTGTTTTCCGCTTCCGCGAAAGCCCAAATCCAAAAAGTAGAACCGCCTTTCTGGTACGCAGGAATGAAAAATTCGGAACTGCAAATTATGTTTTACGGAAAAAATATTGCACAATACGAAGCTTCGGTTTCAAACAATGTGGTGATTAAAAATGTAGAAAAAACAGAAAACCCAAATTACCTTTTCGTAACTATTGATACGAAATATGTAAAAGCTTCTGAATTAGTTTTCTCATTCAAAAACGATAATAAAGTTGCCTTCAAACAAAAATATGTTCTTAAAGAAAGAAGAGCGAATTCTGCCGACAGAAAAAGTTACGACGCCTCTGATTTAATCTACTTAATCATGCCAGATCGTTTCGCTAACGGAAACCCTAAAAATGACAGCGATACTTCTTTAACTGAAAAAGGAAATCGTCAAGATCCAAGCGGACGTCATGGCGGCGATATCGAAGGAATCATTAAAAACTTAGATTATATTTCGTCTCTTGGTGCAACTACAATCTGGAGCACGCCTTTATGCGAGGACAATGACAAACAGCATTCATACCACACTTACGGGCAGTCTGATGTTTACAAAATTGATCCACGTTACGGAACGAATGATGATTACGCTCGCTTATCAGCAGAAATGCACAAAAAAAATATGAAACTGGTGATGGATTATGTAACCAATCACTGGGGAATTACACATTGGATGATCAAAGATTTACCAACAAAATCTTGGATCAATCAATTTGAAAACTACACGCAAACACACCACAGACGTGAAGTAATTACAGATATTCATGCTTCAAAAATAGATCAGGAAGTTTGTGTTGACGGCTGGTTTGTACCTTCTATGCCAGACTTAAATTTAAGAAATCCGTTAGTTGCAAAATACTTAACTCAAAACGCAATCTGGTGGATTGAATTTGCAAATCTTGACGGTTTTAGAGTAGACACTTATAACTATTCAGACAAAACGGCAATGGCAAATTGGGCAAAATCTATTACAGATGAATATCCTAATTTTAATATTGTTGGAGAGATCTGGATGCACAATCAGGCGAATTTAGCTTTTTGGCAGAAAGACAGCAAAATTGGTGCAATCGAAAATTACAACTCGAATCTGCCAAGTGTAATGGATTTTACGCTTCAAAGTCAAGTTACTTCTGCTTTTAATGAAGACGAACCAAGCTGGGACAACGGGTTGATTAAATTCTACAACAATTTTGCAATGGATTATTTATATCCAAATACGAATAACATTTTGGTTTTTGCTGAAAATCATGACACGGATCGTATGAATGAAAAATTCAAATATGATTTACCAAAATACAAACTGGCAATGACTTTATTGGCAACCGTTCGTGGAATTCCGCAAATCTATTACGGTTCAGAAATTGGAATGGGCGGTGATAAAGGAAAAGGCGGTGATGCCGATATTCGTCAGGATTTCCCAGGCGGATGGGCTGGCGACAAAAACAACGCTTTCACTGCAGCAGGAAGAACGGCTGAACAAGCGGCTTACTTTGATTTCTCTTCAAAACTATTCAACTGGAGAAAAACAAACGAAGCGGTTCATTTCGGAAAAATGAAACATTATATTCCAGAAAACAACACCTATGTATATTTCAGATATACCGATGCTAAAACTGTTATGGTAGTTTTCAATAACAATGCAAAAGAGCAAGTTGTGAAAACAAATCGTTTCAAAGAAAGCATCAAAAACTTTAAATCAGGAAAAGATGTTATTACTGGAAAAACATTTGATTTAAGTTCTGAAATTACTTTAGAACCAAAATCAGCTTTGGTTTTAGAATTGGAATAA
- a CDS encoding glycoside hydrolase family 97 protein produces MKNLFFASLILFAFSTVATAQQLKSPEGKFVMEFSLQNDGTPTYNLKYKNKEVVKTSKLGLELKDDKKSLLNDFTVVDTKTATFDETWKPVWGEVDHIRNHYNELAVTLNQKGTDRQIVIRFRLFDDGLGFRYEFPAQKNLTYFVIKEERTQFAMTGDHTAFWIPGDYDTQEYDYTKSKLSEIRGLSQKAYTANVSQRSFSPTGVQTSLMLKTNDGIYINLHEAALIDYSCMHLNLDDKNLVFESWLTPDAKGDKGHMQAPNHSPWRTIIVSDDAREILASKMTYNLNDPSKIENTSWIKPVKYVGVWWEMITGKSSWSYTNDYPTVQLGVTDFAKAKPNGTHGANNANVKKYIDFAAANGFDAVLVEGWNEGWEDWFGHSKDYVFDFLTPYPDFDVKGLHEYAKSKGVKIIMHHETSGSVRNYERHMDAAYKFMNDNGYDAVKSGYVGDILPRGENHYSQWIVNHYQYAIEKAADYKIMVNAHEAVRPTGIARTYPNLIGNEAARGTEYQAFGGSKPNHVTVLPFTRLIGGPMDYTPGIFEMDISKMNPENTSHVNSTICNQLALYVTMYSPLQMAADTPENYNRFPDAFQFIKDVAVDWSESKYIEAEPGDFITVARKAKGTNNWFVGNVNGETPRTSNIDFNFLEKGKKYTATIYADAKDAHYKTNPQAYTIKKIAVTNKSKLSQLSAPGGGYAISIIENK; encoded by the coding sequence ATGAAAAACTTATTTTTCGCAAGTTTAATTTTGTTTGCGTTTAGCACCGTTGCAACAGCGCAGCAATTAAAATCACCCGAAGGCAAGTTCGTAATGGAATTTTCTCTTCAAAACGACGGAACTCCAACGTACAATTTAAAATACAAAAACAAAGAAGTTGTAAAAACCAGTAAATTGGGTCTTGAACTTAAAGATGATAAAAAATCTTTATTAAACGATTTTACTGTTGTTGATACTAAAACTGCAACTTTTGATGAGACTTGGAAACCAGTTTGGGGAGAAGTAGATCACATCAGAAATCATTATAACGAATTGGCTGTTACTTTAAATCAAAAAGGAACAGACAGACAAATCGTAATTCGTTTCCGTTTATTCGATGACGGTTTAGGATTTAGATATGAATTCCCAGCGCAAAAGAATCTAACTTATTTTGTAATTAAAGAAGAAAGAACTCAATTTGCAATGACTGGAGATCATACGGCTTTCTGGATTCCAGGAGATTATGATACTCAGGAATACGATTATACAAAATCGAAATTATCTGAAATTAGAGGTTTATCTCAAAAAGCATATACAGCAAACGTTTCTCAAAGATCTTTTTCGCCAACAGGAGTTCAGACTTCTTTGATGTTAAAAACTAATGATGGAATTTACATTAATTTGCACGAAGCTGCTTTGATTGACTATTCTTGTATGCACTTGAATTTAGACGATAAAAACCTAGTTTTCGAATCTTGGTTAACTCCAGATGCAAAAGGTGACAAAGGTCATATGCAAGCGCCAAATCATTCACCATGGAGAACGATTATTGTAAGCGATGACGCTAGAGAAATCTTAGCTTCAAAAATGACGTATAATTTAAATGATCCTTCAAAAATTGAAAATACTTCTTGGATTAAACCAGTAAAATACGTTGGTGTTTGGTGGGAAATGATTACAGGAAAAAGCTCTTGGTCATACACTAATGATTATCCAACAGTACAATTGGGCGTTACTGATTTTGCAAAAGCAAAACCAAACGGAACACACGGAGCAAACAACGCTAACGTAAAAAAATACATTGATTTTGCTGCTGCAAATGGTTTCGATGCTGTTTTGGTTGAAGGTTGGAACGAAGGCTGGGAAGACTGGTTTGGGCACTCTAAAGATTATGTTTTTGATTTCTTAACACCTTACCCAGATTTTGATGTAAAAGGTCTGCACGAATACGCAAAATCTAAAGGTGTAAAAATCATCATGCACCACGAAACTTCAGGTTCTGTTCGTAACTATGAGCGCCATATGGATGCAGCTTACAAATTCATGAACGATAACGGATACGATGCTGTAAAAAGCGGTTATGTTGGAGATATTTTACCTCGCGGTGAAAACCACTACAGCCAATGGATTGTAAACCATTACCAATACGCAATCGAAAAAGCAGCAGATTATAAAATTATGGTGAACGCTCACGAAGCAGTTCGCCCAACAGGAATTGCAAGAACGTATCCAAACTTAATTGGAAACGAAGCTGCAAGAGGAACAGAATATCAAGCTTTTGGAGGTTCTAAACCAAATCATGTTACGGTTTTACCTTTTACACGTTTAATTGGAGGTCCAATGGATTACACGCCTGGGATCTTCGAAATGGATATCAGCAAAATGAATCCTGAAAACACATCTCATGTAAACAGTACAATTTGTAATCAATTGGCTTTATACGTTACAATGTACAGTCCATTGCAAATGGCAGCTGACACTCCAGAGAACTACAATCGTTTTCCAGATGCATTCCAATTCATTAAAGATGTAGCTGTAGATTGGTCTGAAAGTAAATATATCGAGGCTGAACCTGGAGATTTTATCACAGTCGCACGTAAAGCAAAAGGAACAAACAACTGGTTTGTTGGAAACGTAAACGGAGAAACGCCTCGTACTTCAAACATCGATTTCAATTTCCTTGAAAAAGGTAAAAAATACACGGCAACAATTTATGCTGATGCAAAAGATGCGCATTACAAAACTAATCCGCAAGCTTATACTATCAAGAAAATTGCTGTAACAAACAAATCAAAATTATCTCAGTTATCTGCTCCTGGAGGAGGTTATGCGATAAGTATTATTGAAAACAAATAA
- a CDS encoding glycoside hydrolase family 65 protein has protein sequence MNQDYIKPDNWSIIEEGFDAERVKSSESLFSIGNGAMGQRANFEETYSAETFQGSYIAGIYYPDKTKVGWWKNGYPKYFAKVLNAPNWIGIDVEINEENLDLNNCTEVRNFQRELNMKEGWYNRSFEAVLKNGTEIAVNVRRFLSLDLDEAGIIKYEITPLNKDAKIVYKPYVDAGVANEDANWEEKFWEPLEVKKGTNEAFVTAQTFKTHFKVTTFMHNTILANDEDIHVSPSTIDSTADKVQYTYGTIIAKGQTSAIQKIGGYTVSLNHENTLAAAEKVIKTAVNSGYDALLQNQIEAWAKIWEMSDITIEGDVKAQQGIRFNIFQLNQTYSGKDSRLNIGPKGFTGEKYGGSTYWDTEAYCIPFYMATKDQQVARNLLTYRYNQLDKAIENAQDNLGFKNGAALYPMVTMNGEECHNEWEITHEEIHRNGAIAFAIYNYNRYTGDYSYIPEKGLEVLIGIARFWHQRASFSKDKNQYVILGVTGPNEYENNINNNFYTNYIAKWCIDFAAEQIEKVASEYPADHKRILEKVSLSAEEIQEWKKVADDMYFPISEELGIYLQQDGFLDKDLVPVKDLDKSQRPINQKWSWDRVLRSPYIKQADVLQGFYFFEDHFSKEELKRNFEFYESFTVHESSLSPCVHSIQAAALDKMDMAYTFYLRTSRLDLDDYNKEVEEGCHITSMAGTWMSIVEGFGGMRVKNDQLHFSPKIPKEWKGYSFKINFRNQILKVAVNHNETTFTVDGDQDLTIVVNGNPVIASKFVQIN, from the coding sequence ATGAACCAAGATTATATAAAACCAGATAATTGGTCAATTATAGAAGAAGGATTTGATGCCGAAAGAGTAAAATCGTCTGAAAGTCTTTTCAGTATCGGAAACGGCGCAATGGGACAACGCGCCAATTTTGAAGAAACCTATTCAGCAGAAACTTTTCAAGGAAGTTACATCGCTGGAATCTATTATCCAGACAAAACAAAAGTGGGCTGGTGGAAAAACGGTTACCCGAAATATTTTGCCAAAGTACTAAACGCTCCAAACTGGATTGGAATTGACGTTGAAATCAACGAAGAAAATCTTGATTTAAATAATTGTACTGAAGTTAGAAATTTCCAAAGAGAACTGAATATGAAAGAAGGATGGTACAATCGTTCTTTTGAAGCTGTTCTAAAAAACGGAACTGAAATTGCCGTAAATGTTCGTCGTTTTCTTTCATTAGATTTAGATGAAGCGGGAATTATAAAATATGAAATCACGCCTTTAAACAAAGATGCAAAAATCGTTTACAAACCTTACGTTGATGCTGGTGTAGCCAATGAAGATGCGAACTGGGAAGAAAAATTCTGGGAACCGCTTGAAGTTAAAAAAGGCACAAACGAAGCTTTTGTAACAGCGCAGACTTTTAAAACGCATTTTAAAGTGACAACTTTCATGCACAATACGATTTTGGCAAATGATGAAGATATTCACGTTTCGCCTTCTACAATCGATTCAACTGCAGACAAAGTTCAATATACTTACGGAACTATTATTGCAAAAGGACAAACCTCAGCAATTCAAAAAATCGGAGGTTATACCGTTTCTTTGAACCACGAAAATACTTTGGCTGCAGCCGAAAAAGTAATAAAAACTGCTGTTAATTCAGGATACGATGCTTTACTTCAAAATCAAATTGAGGCTTGGGCAAAAATCTGGGAAATGTCAGATATTACGATTGAAGGCGATGTAAAAGCACAGCAGGGAATTCGTTTCAATATCTTTCAATTAAACCAAACTTATTCAGGAAAAGATTCTCGTTTGAATATTGGACCAAAAGGTTTTACGGGAGAAAAATACGGTGGATCAACTTATTGGGACACTGAAGCTTATTGTATTCCGTTTTACATGGCTACAAAAGATCAGCAGGTTGCTCGAAACTTATTGACGTATCGTTACAACCAATTAGACAAAGCAATTGAAAACGCTCAAGATAATTTAGGTTTCAAAAACGGTGCTGCATTGTACCCAATGGTTACCATGAATGGTGAAGAATGCCACAACGAATGGGAAATCACACACGAGGAAATCCATAGAAATGGGGCGATTGCTTTTGCGATTTACAACTATAACCGTTATACTGGAGATTACTCTTATATTCCAGAAAAAGGATTAGAAGTTTTAATCGGGATTGCACGTTTCTGGCACCAAAGAGCTTCTTTTTCTAAAGATAAAAACCAATACGTAATTCTTGGTGTTACAGGACCAAACGAATACGAAAACAACATCAACAATAATTTCTACACCAATTATATTGCAAAATGGTGTATTGATTTTGCTGCAGAACAAATTGAAAAAGTAGCTTCAGAATATCCTGCAGATCACAAGCGCATTTTAGAAAAAGTAAGCCTTTCGGCAGAAGAAATTCAGGAATGGAAAAAAGTGGCCGATGACATGTATTTCCCAATTTCAGAAGAACTTGGAATTTATTTACAGCAAGACGGTTTCTTAGACAAAGATTTAGTTCCAGTAAAAGATTTAGATAAATCACAGCGTCCTATTAACCAAAAATGGTCTTGGGATCGTGTTTTACGTTCACCATATATTAAACAAGCCGATGTTTTACAAGGTTTCTATTTCTTCGAAGATCATTTCTCTAAAGAAGAATTAAAACGCAACTTTGAATTCTACGAGTCATTTACGGTTCACGAAAGTTCGCTTTCCCCGTGTGTCCACTCGATTCAGGCTGCAGCTTTAGATAAAATGGATATGGCATATACGTTTTATTTAAGAACTTCTCGTTTGGATTTGGATGATTATAATAAAGAAGTCGAAGAAGGCTGTCACATCACATCGATGGCGGGAACTTGGATGAGCATTGTAGAAGGTTTTGGCGGAATGCGTGTGAAAAATGACCAATTGCATTTCTCTCCAAAAATCCCAAAAGAATGGAAAGGTTACTCTTTTAAAATCAATTTCAGAAATCAAATTTTAAAAGTAGCTGTAAATCATAACGAAACAACATTTACTGTAGACGGCGATCAAGATTTAACAATTGTAGTTAACGGAAATCCTGTAATTGCAAGTAAATTTGTACAAATAAATTAA
- the pgmB gene encoding beta-phosphoglucomutase, with amino-acid sequence MNNNKKAFIFDLDGVIVDTAKYHFLAWQKIAQSLNINFTHEDNELLKGVSRVRSLDIILGLGNVQASQEDKDKWLIQKNEDYLSYLVDMDESEILPGVAKILKLLKDKNQGIALGSASKNARPILEKTGILSYFDVIVDGNDVTNAKPDPEVFLKAAQLLNIDPKDSIVFEDSVAGIQAANIGEMVSVGIGEETILHEADYIFKDFTQIETSFIEKLIN; translated from the coding sequence ATGAATAATAATAAAAAAGCCTTCATATTCGATCTTGACGGAGTGATCGTTGATACCGCTAAATACCATTTTTTAGCATGGCAGAAAATTGCCCAATCATTAAATATAAATTTTACACATGAAGACAACGAACTTTTAAAAGGCGTGAGCCGCGTTCGTTCGTTAGACATTATACTTGGATTAGGTAATGTTCAGGCTTCTCAGGAAGACAAAGACAAATGGTTAATTCAAAAAAACGAAGATTATTTATCCTATTTAGTTGACATGGACGAAAGCGAGATTCTTCCAGGAGTTGCTAAAATTCTAAAACTATTAAAAGATAAAAACCAAGGAATTGCATTGGGTTCTGCGAGTAAAAATGCCCGACCAATTCTTGAAAAAACTGGAATTCTTTCGTATTTCGATGTTATTGTTGACGGTAACGATGTTACCAATGCAAAACCAGATCCGGAAGTTTTCTTAAAAGCGGCTCAATTGTTAAATATTGATCCAAAAGATTCAATTGTATTTGAAGATTCTGTTGCCGGAATTCAGGCAGCAAACATAGGCGAAATGGTAAGCGTGGGAATTGGTGAGGAAACAATTTTACATGAAGCTGACTATATTTTTAAAGATTTTACCCAAATCGAAACAAGCTTTATAGAAAAATTAATCAATTAG
- a CDS encoding MFS transporter, whose translation MEKRKLSFWEIWNMSFGFLGIQFGFALQNANTSRIFETLGAKIDEIPILWIAAPVSGLIIQPVIGYFSDRTWTRLGRRRPYFLIGAILSSIALFIMPNSPTLWIAAGTLWIMDASINVSMEPFRAFVGDNLPDHQRALGFVMQSFFIGTGAVVGSVLPYLFTNVFDVSNVAPKGIIPDAVKWSFYIGGIVFLLSVLWTVFKTTEYTPEELHAFEATSKKDSQNLSNPETESGVSTKKQLLLGLVFAGIGGLISFLIFENSLAKELYILFIGLIFMGVLFVIASQLRTKKVQNGFTIIMTDLLNMPKTMQKLAWVQFFSWFALFSMWIYTTQAVTQHIFGTTDTTSKVYNDAADWVSVLFTVYNGIAAAVAFLLPIIAKKVGVRATHLLALCAGGVGLISIYFIGDKQMLILPMLGVGIAWASILSMPYAMLSGALPAAKMGYYMGVFNFFVVIPQIVAATILGFVIKQFFHNEPIYALIIGGVSMIFAGLLTLRVNSRTKIEIHE comes from the coding sequence ATGGAAAAGCGTAAATTAAGTTTCTGGGAAATTTGGAACATGAGTTTCGGTTTCTTGGGAATACAGTTTGGTTTTGCACTGCAAAACGCAAATACTTCTAGAATTTTTGAAACCCTTGGTGCTAAAATAGACGAAATCCCAATTTTGTGGATTGCTGCGCCTGTTTCAGGTTTAATTATTCAGCCCGTTATTGGTTATTTCAGTGATAGAACCTGGACTCGTTTAGGAAGACGCCGCCCCTATTTTTTAATTGGAGCCATTTTGTCTTCAATCGCATTATTCATTATGCCCAACTCTCCTACTTTATGGATTGCGGCAGGAACTTTATGGATAATGGATGCTTCGATAAATGTTTCAATGGAACCTTTTCGCGCCTTTGTTGGCGATAATTTACCCGACCATCAACGTGCATTAGGTTTTGTAATGCAGAGTTTTTTTATTGGAACAGGTGCTGTTGTAGGTTCTGTTTTACCCTATCTTTTTACAAATGTTTTTGATGTCAGCAATGTTGCCCCTAAAGGAATTATTCCAGATGCTGTAAAATGGTCTTTCTACATTGGCGGAATTGTTTTTCTGCTTTCTGTTCTATGGACTGTTTTTAAAACAACTGAATACACGCCTGAAGAACTTCATGCATTTGAAGCTACTAGTAAAAAAGATTCTCAAAATCTTTCTAATCCAGAAACAGAATCTGGAGTTTCTACAAAAAAACAATTGCTTTTAGGATTAGTCTTTGCCGGTATTGGCGGATTAATTTCATTTCTAATTTTTGAAAACAGCCTGGCAAAAGAATTGTATATTTTATTTATCGGACTAATTTTTATGGGTGTTTTATTTGTAATTGCATCACAATTACGAACTAAAAAAGTTCAAAATGGCTTTACCATAATCATGACCGATTTATTGAATATGCCAAAAACAATGCAAAAATTAGCCTGGGTACAATTTTTCTCTTGGTTTGCGCTTTTCTCTATGTGGATTTACACAACACAAGCTGTTACACAACACATTTTTGGTACGACAGACACGACTTCAAAAGTTTACAACGATGCTGCTGACTGGGTTTCTGTGTTATTTACAGTTTATAACGGAATTGCTGCTGCAGTAGCTTTCTTATTACCAATCATTGCAAAAAAAGTAGGCGTTAGAGCAACACATTTATTGGCATTATGCGCAGGAGGTGTTGGTTTAATTTCAATTTATTTTATTGGTGATAAGCAAATGCTAATCCTGCCCATGTTAGGAGTTGGAATTGCATGGGCAAGTATTTTATCAATGCCTTATGCAATGTTATCTGGTGCTTTACCAGCAGCAAAAATGGGTTATTACATGGGAGTTTTTAACTTTTTTGTAGTAATACCACAAATTGTAGCCGCTACCATATTAGGATTTGTAATCAAACAATTCTTTCATAACGAACCTATTTACGCCTTAATAATTGGAGGTGTATCTATGATTTTTGCCGGATTACTTACACTTAGAGTAAATAGCAGAACTAAAATTGAAATTCATGAATAA
- a CDS encoding LacI family DNA-binding transcriptional regulator: MKRKITLKQIAKELDVSISTVSKSLRNSLEIGEETRLKVQAFAKFYNYKPNNIALSLKNRKTKSIGIIIPEIVHYFFSTVINGIEQVANENGYSVVICLSDDSFDKEVLNMEMLANGSIDGFIMSLSKETQYKGDFHHITEVINQGMPVVMFDRVTNDILCDKVIIDDKAAAYEAVQSLIDNGRKKIALVTTVDYVSVGKLRTDGYEKALLDNGIPFNEDLIIKIEDVDTCEITISQLLHDRAFDAVFAVNELFAVTIIKTASKMGLKVPEDLAVIAFTDGIISKYSTPSITTVSQSGEKMGNKAAKMLIERLEAEHDDDEEENENYTTEVIETHLIKRESTD, from the coding sequence ATGAAACGCAAAATAACCCTAAAACAGATTGCAAAGGAACTTGATGTATCCATTTCAACTGTCTCAAAATCACTTAGAAACAGTCTTGAAATTGGTGAAGAAACGCGCTTAAAAGTGCAGGCTTTTGCAAAGTTTTATAACTATAAACCCAACAATATTGCTCTTAGTTTAAAGAACCGAAAAACCAAAAGTATTGGCATCATTATACCCGAAATTGTACACTACTTTTTCTCTACTGTAATTAATGGAATTGAGCAGGTTGCGAACGAAAATGGTTATAGTGTTGTCATTTGTTTATCTGATGATTCTTTTGATAAGGAGGTTTTAAATATGGAAATGTTAGCCAACGGAAGTATCGACGGTTTCATCATGTCTCTTTCTAAAGAAACACAATATAAAGGTGATTTTCATCACATTACAGAAGTCATTAACCAAGGGATGCCGGTTGTAATGTTCGACCGCGTTACTAATGATATTTTATGCGATAAAGTAATTATTGATGATAAAGCGGCGGCTTATGAAGCTGTTCAGAGTTTAATTGATAACGGACGAAAAAAAATAGCCTTAGTAACAACTGTTGACTATGTGAGTGTCGGAAAACTAAGAACTGATGGTTACGAAAAAGCACTTTTAGACAACGGAATTCCTTTCAACGAAGATTTAATCATAAAAATTGAAGATGTTGATACCTGCGAAATCACTATTAGTCAGCTTTTACACGACAGAGCTTTTGATGCTGTTTTTGCTGTAAATGAACTTTTTGCGGTAACCATTATCAAAACTGCATCAAAAATGGGATTAAAAGTTCCGGAAGATTTAGCTGTAATTGCTTTTACGGACGGAATCATCTCCAAATATTCTACTCCAAGTATTACAACCGTAAGTCAGAGTGGGGAAAAAATGGGAAATAAAGCGGCTAAAATGCTTATTGAACGACTCGAAGCTGAACATGATGATGACGAAGAAGAAAACGAAAACTATACAACAGAAGTTATAGAAACACATTTAATAAAAAGAGAATCTACTGACTAA